The proteins below are encoded in one region of Paraburkholderia phenazinium:
- a CDS encoding NAD(P)-dependent methylenetetrahydromethanopterin dehydrogenase — MSDTTEKPTERPYILHMLTATPQMSPFDVNMAADAGYQIIVPYCSVEAGMVANLTQDAIFSRGPKGVSRTGIFIGGRDVLLAADMLETARKAMVPPFEVSVFADPSGSYTTAAALVALVERHLAKAYGMELGGKRVLILGGTGAVGRVAAAMAASLGADVSIASHSGEARAVRVSDDINQRFSIVTKGVGTTTQAELRAALGEAEIVLATAVAGVQVVSTADLAHAAHLLIAADVNAVPPEGIAGVNVMNDGKPIEGVPTAGGAIGIGALAIGNVKYQVEHRLFIQMRTGGKPVYLGFPQAFDEARAVAAGLG; from the coding sequence ATGTCCGACACCACTGAAAAACCCACTGAAAGGCCTTATATCCTGCACATGTTGACGGCTACGCCGCAGATGAGTCCGTTCGACGTGAACATGGCCGCCGACGCCGGCTATCAGATCATCGTGCCGTATTGCAGCGTGGAAGCCGGCATGGTCGCGAACCTGACCCAGGACGCGATTTTTTCGCGCGGTCCGAAAGGTGTGTCGCGCACCGGCATCTTCATCGGCGGGCGCGATGTCCTGCTTGCAGCCGACATGCTCGAGACCGCGCGCAAAGCCATGGTTCCGCCGTTCGAAGTGTCGGTGTTCGCCGATCCGAGCGGGTCGTACACCACCGCCGCCGCACTCGTCGCCCTGGTGGAGCGGCATCTGGCCAAGGCCTATGGCATGGAGCTGGGCGGCAAGCGCGTGCTGATTCTCGGCGGCACCGGCGCGGTCGGTCGCGTGGCCGCGGCCATGGCGGCCTCGCTCGGCGCCGATGTGTCGATTGCGAGCCACTCCGGAGAGGCGCGCGCGGTGCGTGTCAGCGACGATATCAATCAACGCTTTAGTATCGTCACCAAAGGGGTGGGCACGACGACGCAGGCAGAACTGCGCGCGGCGTTAGGCGAGGCCGAGATCGTACTCGCCACTGCCGTCGCAGGCGTTCAGGTGGTCAGCACGGCCGATCTCGCGCATGCCGCCCATCTGCTGATTGCCGCGGATGTGAACGCCGTGCCGCCCGAAGGCATTGCGGGCGTCAACGTGATGAACGACGGCAAGCCGATCGAAGGCGTGCCGACCGCCGGCGGCGCCATCGGCATTGGGGCGCTGGCAATCGGCAACGTCAAATATCAGGTGGAGCATCGCCTCTTCATTCAGATGCGCACGGGCGGCAAGCCGGTCTACCTCGGTTTTCCACAAGCCTTCGACGAAGCCCGCGCCGTCGCGGCCGGCCTCGGTTGA
- a CDS encoding ATP-grasp domain-containing protein translates to MNSRPSLSHAPFVAVAGLSARMLAQSAARAGLRVAALDVFGDRDTREAAELWFDIGAGQLSIDYARLVAALERTARLPGLIGWINGSGLEPFVAQLCRTRGLPRFIGNPAEASAAVREPRRFFALLDALGIPHPPVAFTRPAEGANEGANDVANEAQGWLIKHADGCGGTHIEPATAVSDSHVPAQGYFQRRSSGRSLSALFIAARGSARVLGFAEQLTCRMGNLPFVHAGSIGPLGPADLPPAVEARVRAAIAALCAQTGLAGINSCDFLLDGDTFELLEINTRPSSTMTLYETASPDAWPDGLLACHIEACRHGRLPAPASPETPAPAAWRAGQQVLFAPRPFVVSQSFSDACLRDPCCRDVPMPGTWIEAGQPVCTLLVRAASLDAVRHALEKQRALVLQRIETCHEPDYAFIQCHS, encoded by the coding sequence ATGAACTCGCGTCCATCGCTCTCGCATGCGCCATTCGTCGCGGTAGCGGGACTGTCGGCGCGGATGCTCGCGCAGTCGGCCGCGCGCGCGGGCTTGCGTGTTGCCGCGCTCGATGTATTTGGCGACCGCGATACCCGCGAGGCCGCCGAACTGTGGTTCGACATCGGCGCCGGCCAGCTGTCGATCGATTACGCGCGGCTGGTGGCGGCGCTCGAACGCACCGCGCGCTTGCCGGGGCTGATCGGCTGGATCAACGGCAGCGGGCTCGAGCCTTTTGTCGCGCAGTTGTGCCGCACGCGAGGCCTGCCCCGCTTCATCGGCAATCCTGCGGAGGCCAGCGCCGCCGTGCGCGAACCCCGGCGATTTTTTGCGCTGCTGGATGCCCTCGGTATTCCGCATCCGCCGGTAGCGTTCACGCGGCCCGCTGAAGGTGCCAATGAAGGGGCCAATGATGTGGCCAATGAAGCGCAAGGCTGGCTGATCAAACACGCGGACGGTTGCGGTGGCACGCATATCGAACCGGCCACGGCGGTCAGCGATTCGCACGTGCCTGCGCAAGGATATTTCCAGCGCCGAAGCAGCGGCCGCTCGCTCTCGGCGCTGTTTATCGCCGCTCGCGGCAGCGCGCGCGTGCTCGGCTTCGCTGAGCAACTCACCTGCAGGATGGGCAATCTGCCGTTCGTCCACGCCGGATCGATTGGGCCGCTCGGTCCGGCCGATCTGCCGCCCGCCGTCGAGGCGCGCGTGCGGGCAGCGATTGCCGCGTTGTGCGCGCAAACCGGCCTCGCCGGCATCAATAGCTGCGACTTTCTGCTCGACGGCGACACGTTCGAGCTGCTCGAAATCAACACCCGCCCCTCCTCGACGATGACGCTCTACGAGACCGCCTCGCCCGATGCCTGGCCGGACGGACTGCTCGCGTGTCATATCGAAGCATGCCGCCACGGCCGCCTGCCCGCGCCCGCATCGCCTGAAACGCCGGCGCCCGCAGCGTGGCGCGCAGGTCAACAGGTGCTGTTCGCGCCGCGTCCATTCGTCGTCTCCCAAAGCTTCAGCGACGCCTGTTTGCGTGATCCATGCTGCCGCGACGTGCCCATGCCCGGCACGTGGATCGAAGCCGGCCAGCCGGTCTGCACGCTGCTCGTGCGCGCGGCTTCGCTGGACGCGGTGCGGCACGCGCTCGAAAAACAACGCGCGCTCGTTCTGCAACGAATCGAAACCTGCCATGAGCCCGACTATGCCTTCATCCAATGCCACTCCTGA
- the mch gene encoding methenyltetrahydromethanopterin cyclohydrolase — translation MPSSNATPEAPQLPLAGAAALSVNALGERLVSRLVDDAARFGAIVSRTENGTVLVDAGVVAPGSVAAGVLIARICMGGLGHVTVRENLDAQPLWPSTIEVRTSWPVLACLGSQYAGWSLSATREQTGGKKFFSLGSGPARALAVKEPLFAELGYRDRHERGVLVLEVDRLPPQVVIDKVLHDCGLAPERLTLVTTPTHSVAGTVQVVARVVEVALHKTHVLGVPLDEVVEGGGSAPLPPPAPDGIQAMGRTNDAILYGGRVHLTVKHDAVAKQLAAELPAATSRDYGRPFADIFTSFNYDFYQIDPALFAPAEVWVSSLESGATWHGGRVDAALLHEQWNGKP, via the coding sequence ATGCCTTCATCCAATGCCACTCCTGAGGCGCCTCAGCTACCGCTCGCCGGCGCTGCCGCGCTGAGCGTCAATGCGCTTGGCGAGCGTCTCGTCAGCCGCCTGGTCGACGACGCCGCGCGCTTCGGCGCAATCGTCAGCCGCACGGAAAACGGCACTGTGCTGGTGGATGCGGGCGTCGTTGCGCCCGGCAGCGTCGCGGCGGGCGTGCTGATTGCGCGCATCTGCATGGGTGGCCTCGGCCACGTCACCGTGCGCGAGAACCTGGATGCGCAGCCGCTCTGGCCCAGCACGATCGAGGTGCGCACCTCGTGGCCCGTGCTCGCCTGCCTCGGCAGCCAGTACGCCGGATGGAGCCTGTCGGCCACCAGGGAACAGACCGGCGGCAAGAAGTTTTTCTCGCTTGGCTCGGGCCCGGCGCGCGCGCTGGCCGTGAAGGAGCCGCTATTCGCCGAACTCGGCTACCGCGACCGCCATGAGCGCGGTGTGCTGGTCCTCGAGGTGGATCGCCTGCCGCCACAGGTCGTGATCGACAAGGTGCTGCACGATTGCGGCCTCGCGCCCGAGCGGCTAACGCTTGTCACCACGCCGACACACTCTGTCGCGGGAACGGTACAGGTGGTGGCGCGCGTCGTTGAAGTTGCATTGCACAAAACCCATGTGCTTGGCGTACCGCTCGACGAAGTCGTGGAAGGCGGCGGCTCGGCGCCTTTGCCGCCGCCCGCGCCGGACGGCATCCAGGCGATGGGCCGCACCAACGACGCGATCCTGTATGGCGGACGCGTGCATCTCACCGTGAAGCACGACGCGGTGGCGAAGCAGCTCGCCGCCGAATTGCCCGCCGCCACCTCGCGCGATTATGGCCGCCCGTTCGCTGACATCTTCACTTCGTTCAACTACGACTTCTACCAGATCGATCCCGCGCTGTTCGCGCCGGCCGAGGTGTGGGTGAGCAGCCTCGAAAGCGGCGCGACCTGGCACGGCGGACGTGTCGACGCGGCGCTGCTGCACGAGCAATGGAACGGCAAGCCATGA
- a CDS encoding ATP-grasp domain-containing protein has product MTIPAPGSFAGVDPVDARAALRIAIMTDETGWHTGRLKKAFRARGAEARCIDLADCRIDTTWEPHGLMLPGFGHGLPDAVFVRGIAGGTFEQVTLRLGILHALRECGVPVYNDARAIERSVDKSMTSFLLHRNGVPTPATWAGESAAFAQRVLMREAAAGRQVVLKPLFGSQGHGLKRLGARGGAQPGALTPLPSLKPYQQVAYLQRYIDGGRSGFDWRVLVVGGRAVAAMRRVGGKGWIHNFAQGAACEAAQLDAPLAQTAVRATEALGLDYAGVDLIPDPHDPTRPLVLEVNGVAAWRGLQSVTSIDLAAALADDLLQRKLPAQRHGVTGAAQTDEAAVVTLHGHHG; this is encoded by the coding sequence ATGACCATTCCTGCACCGGGCTCTTTCGCTGGCGTAGACCCCGTCGATGCGCGGGCGGCGCTGCGCATTGCGATCATGACCGACGAAACCGGCTGGCACACCGGACGCCTGAAAAAGGCCTTCCGCGCACGCGGCGCGGAGGCGCGCTGCATCGATCTGGCGGACTGCCGCATCGACACGACATGGGAACCCCATGGGCTGATGCTGCCGGGCTTTGGCCACGGCCTGCCCGACGCCGTCTTCGTGCGCGGCATTGCCGGCGGCACCTTTGAGCAGGTCACGCTGCGGCTCGGTATCCTGCATGCGCTGCGCGAGTGCGGTGTCCCTGTCTACAACGACGCGCGCGCGATCGAGCGCAGCGTCGATAAATCGATGACCAGTTTTCTGCTGCACCGCAACGGAGTACCGACGCCCGCGACGTGGGCCGGCGAATCCGCAGCGTTTGCGCAACGCGTATTGATGCGCGAAGCAGCGGCTGGACGCCAGGTCGTGCTCAAGCCGCTGTTCGGCTCGCAAGGCCACGGACTCAAACGGCTCGGCGCGCGCGGCGGCGCTCAACCTGGCGCGCTGACGCCTCTGCCTTCGCTCAAGCCCTATCAGCAGGTTGCGTATCTGCAGCGCTATATCGATGGCGGCCGTTCGGGCTTCGACTGGCGCGTGCTGGTGGTTGGCGGCCGTGCCGTGGCGGCGATGCGGCGGGTCGGCGGCAAGGGCTGGATCCATAACTTCGCTCAGGGCGCCGCGTGTGAAGCGGCGCAACTCGATGCGCCGCTCGCGCAGACTGCCGTGCGCGCCACCGAGGCGCTCGGACTCGACTACGCAGGCGTCGACCTGATTCCCGATCCCCATGACCCCACCCGGCCGCTCGTGCTGGAAGTCAACGGCGTAGCCGCATGGCGCGGCCTGCAATCGGTCACATCGATCGATCTCGCGGCAGCGCTCGCCGACGACCTGCTCCAGCGCAAGCTGCCCGCGCAGCGCCACGGTGTTACCGGGGCCGCGCAGACCGATGAGGCGGCCGTTGTAACGCTTCATGGACACCATGGCTGA
- a CDS encoding triphosphoribosyl-dephospho-CoA synthase codes for MAELPCSVAYGPVHAAFLAACRLDVETPKPGNVSVQSAGHGMRAAQFITSAEVAAAALLARGAPVGLRVLDAVTRTREAVGCNTNLGILLLVAPLAAALEAALRPLSADRWRDATERVLARLDIDDTRLAYRAIALANPGGLGEAPEQSVYTPPTVGLREAMTLAAGRDSIARQYAEGFRDIFDSGLAAFSEMPADQPRNATLNVFLTFLGAWPDSHIVRKQGIAVAQSVTLAARERHATWRHSLAQNRSDEMHQPLDAWDAELKASAINPGTSADLTVVTLFVAGCLASVDGAGPSSYQPDSQRIGTDPVS; via the coding sequence ATGGCTGAGTTGCCCTGTTCCGTCGCGTACGGACCCGTTCACGCCGCTTTCCTTGCGGCCTGCCGGCTCGATGTGGAAACCCCGAAGCCCGGCAACGTCAGCGTGCAAAGCGCCGGACACGGCATGCGCGCGGCCCAGTTCATCACCAGCGCGGAAGTGGCCGCCGCCGCGCTCCTCGCACGCGGCGCGCCGGTCGGCCTGCGCGTGCTCGATGCGGTCACCCGCACGCGCGAGGCGGTCGGCTGCAACACGAACCTCGGCATCCTGCTGCTAGTCGCGCCGCTCGCCGCGGCGCTGGAGGCGGCGCTGCGCCCACTGTCAGCCGACCGCTGGCGCGACGCGACCGAACGCGTGCTGGCGCGGCTCGATATCGACGACACGCGCCTCGCGTACCGCGCGATCGCGCTCGCCAATCCCGGCGGTCTCGGCGAGGCGCCCGAACAGTCGGTCTACACGCCGCCGACGGTCGGCCTGCGCGAAGCGATGACGCTCGCTGCCGGGCGCGACAGCATCGCGCGTCAATATGCCGAAGGATTTCGCGACATCTTCGACAGCGGCCTTGCCGCGTTCAGCGAAATGCCTGCCGATCAGCCGCGGAACGCCACGCTCAACGTCTTTCTCACGTTCCTCGGCGCCTGGCCCGACTCTCACATTGTGCGTAAGCAGGGTATTGCCGTGGCGCAGAGTGTCACGCTTGCGGCACGCGAACGGCACGCGACGTGGCGCCACTCGCTCGCGCAAAACCGTTCCGACGAAATGCATCAGCCGCTCGATGCATGGGACGCAGAACTGAAGGCTAGTGCCATCAACCCCGGCACCAGCGCGGACTTGACCGTGGTGACGCTGTTCGTCGCCGGCTGCCTTGCATCCGTCGACGGCGCCGGCCCCAGCTCATACCAGCCGGACAGCCAGCGCATTGGCACGGATCCTGTTAGTTAG
- the fae gene encoding formaldehyde-activating enzyme — MAKINRVLIGESLVGDGNEVAHIDLLMGPRGSAAETAFCNALTNNKDGFTSLLAVVAPNLLTKPNTILFNKVTIKGAKQAVQMFGPAQHAVALAVADSVEDGTIPQDEADDLFLCVGVFIHWQADDDKKIQEFNYQATREAIKRAVAGEPSAAEVVAKKGSVAHPFAPN; from the coding sequence ATGGCCAAGATTAATCGCGTCCTGATAGGAGAGTCGCTCGTCGGCGACGGTAACGAGGTCGCACATATCGACTTGCTGATGGGACCGCGAGGTTCAGCGGCGGAAACTGCATTCTGCAATGCACTCACCAATAATAAGGATGGCTTCACATCGCTGCTTGCCGTCGTCGCGCCGAACCTGCTCACCAAGCCGAATACGATTCTGTTCAACAAGGTGACGATCAAGGGCGCCAAGCAGGCCGTGCAGATGTTCGGTCCTGCGCAGCATGCCGTTGCACTCGCCGTGGCGGACAGCGTCGAGGATGGCACGATCCCGCAGGACGAAGCGGACGATCTGTTCCTGTGCGTTGGCGTCTTTATTCACTGGCAGGCCGACGACGACAAGAAGATTCAGGAATTCAACTACCAGGCGACGCGCGAGGCAATCAAGCGCGCTGTCGCCGGTGAACCGAGCGCGGCGGAAGTCGTGGCGAAGAAGGGCAGCGTCGCGCATCCGTTTGCACCGAACTGA
- a CDS encoding dihydroneopterin aldolase encodes MDRLDAVRLASFSAAGVPGATAPFDAPSTAMPSGRMDIVFIENFVGQTIIGIDSSEQHVPQPVRMNLAIGVPAIRACTTDRIEDTINYAAVRSALHGLLASHGVRLLEALAEAVARLLITEFGAHWVRVALAKPAKFDDVSAVGVQIERQRSDMPQTAAGVTGYALLGTGLIPD; translated from the coding sequence ATGGATCGTCTCGATGCCGTTCGTCTTGCCAGTTTCTCCGCTGCCGGGGTGCCGGGCGCCACTGCGCCGTTCGACGCGCCCTCTACCGCCATGCCGTCCGGGCGGATGGACATCGTCTTCATCGAAAACTTTGTTGGTCAGACGATCATCGGTATCGACAGCAGCGAGCAACATGTCCCGCAGCCGGTACGGATGAATCTTGCAATCGGTGTTCCCGCCATTCGTGCCTGCACAACCGACCGCATCGAGGACACGATCAATTATGCGGCGGTACGTAGCGCGCTACATGGGCTCCTTGCGTCGCATGGCGTGCGTTTGCTCGAAGCGCTTGCCGAAGCGGTGGCGCGCCTCCTGATCACCGAGTTCGGCGCTCACTGGGTGCGCGTCGCGCTAGCCAAACCCGCCAAGTTCGATGATGTGTCGGCGGTCGGCGTGCAGATCGAGCGGCAACGTAGCGATATGCCGCAAACGGCCGCAGGGGTCACAGGTTATGCGTTGCTCGGGACAGGGCTGATTCCGGACTGA
- a CDS encoding sigma-54-dependent Fis family transcriptional regulator, translating into MSLLTDSTMHVREVLNVVNHQLATRPTSDPVAQSWARCMNEFQLDPSRFVVPPVLTDYELSSRREAMGDLIACSKLEMTTLYQQLADPELAVVLVDAGGMIVHQVSSVPFAEAVAADGFRVGALWSEREAGTNGMGTCLAERDCIAVCQHEHFYPRYTSLTCSAAPIFDDSGEIAGVLDVTSRSKLLQQHSLVLVGMSRQMIENRLLDARYRHANMIHFHSRPEFVGTLHGGKLAVADDSTVLAANRSALFQLGFRSLRELRGRRIEEAFNASLEDMIARSIRGSFHPVTVYSANATNRFFLVAQTPQSSAERGVRVAGTAPVTRANAPEKRPAPARLDQIAHLEFGDPRMASQIQLAARVVQRKIPIILRGQTGTGKEVFAQALHSISPHASGPFVPVNCASLPENLIESELFGYRAGAFTGAQREGRRGKIVQANSGTLFLDEIGDMPLALQARLLRVIEEHEVTPLGAETTIKVDFQLISASHRNLLELVHGGQFREDLYYRLKGVELNLPPLSERVDKLALIHHLLEKETNNDPPELTPEAEQALLTYAWPGNIRQLRHVLQMAIALCDGQPIRCQDLPGEITQRMPENGPVAALRAAVPDVDPHPDDEVDLSALNAIQLNERGTVLTLLDEHRWNVSNVAKALGISRNTLYRKMRRLHIRLSHDGSAIAGEPADEMPSDDSFSKESPPIDDA; encoded by the coding sequence ATGTCGTTGCTCACTGACAGCACCATGCACGTCCGTGAAGTTTTGAACGTCGTCAATCATCAATTGGCGACCCGCCCGACGAGCGACCCCGTCGCTCAATCATGGGCGCGCTGCATGAACGAATTCCAGCTCGACCCTTCCCGTTTTGTCGTGCCCCCTGTCCTGACCGACTACGAACTCAGTTCGCGCCGCGAGGCAATGGGCGATCTGATCGCCTGCTCGAAGCTCGAAATGACCACGCTTTACCAGCAACTGGCCGATCCCGAACTTGCGGTGGTGCTGGTCGATGCCGGCGGCATGATCGTCCATCAGGTTTCGTCGGTGCCTTTCGCCGAAGCGGTCGCCGCAGACGGCTTTCGCGTCGGCGCTCTATGGAGCGAACGCGAGGCCGGCACGAACGGCATGGGCACGTGCCTCGCCGAACGCGACTGCATCGCCGTCTGCCAGCACGAGCATTTCTATCCGCGCTATACGTCGCTCACCTGCTCCGCCGCGCCGATTTTCGACGACAGCGGCGAAATTGCCGGTGTGCTGGATGTGACGAGCCGCTCGAAGCTGCTGCAGCAGCATTCTCTGGTGCTGGTCGGCATGTCGCGGCAGATGATCGAAAACCGTCTGCTGGATGCGCGTTACCGGCACGCGAACATGATCCATTTTCACAGCCGCCCGGAATTCGTCGGTACGCTGCACGGCGGCAAACTGGCGGTGGCGGACGACAGCACGGTGCTCGCCGCAAACCGCAGCGCGCTGTTCCAGCTCGGCTTCCGCTCGCTGCGCGAACTGCGCGGCCGGCGCATCGAGGAAGCGTTCAATGCTTCGCTCGAGGACATGATCGCGCGCAGCATCCGCGGGTCGTTCCATCCGGTCACCGTGTACAGCGCTAACGCGACCAACCGCTTCTTTCTCGTCGCGCAGACGCCGCAAAGCAGCGCCGAACGTGGCGTGCGAGTGGCGGGGACAGCGCCCGTGACGCGTGCCAACGCGCCCGAGAAGCGGCCGGCGCCGGCCCGGCTCGACCAGATCGCGCACCTGGAATTCGGCGATCCGCGCATGGCCTCGCAAATCCAGCTCGCGGCGCGAGTGGTCCAGCGCAAGATTCCGATCATCCTCAGAGGGCAGACGGGTACCGGCAAGGAAGTCTTCGCGCAAGCGCTGCATAGCATCAGCCCGCACGCATCCGGTCCGTTCGTGCCGGTGAATTGCGCGTCGCTGCCCGAAAATCTGATCGAAAGCGAACTGTTCGGCTATCGGGCGGGCGCGTTTACCGGTGCGCAGCGCGAAGGACGGCGTGGCAAAATCGTGCAGGCCAATAGCGGCACGCTCTTCCTCGATGAAATCGGCGACATGCCGCTCGCGTTGCAGGCGCGCCTGCTGCGCGTGATCGAGGAACACGAGGTCACGCCGCTCGGCGCCGAAACGACCATCAAGGTCGATTTCCAGCTCATCAGCGCCAGTCACCGCAATCTGCTCGAACTCGTGCACGGCGGACAGTTTCGCGAGGATCTGTATTACCGGCTCAAGGGTGTTGAACTGAATCTGCCGCCACTCAGCGAACGGGTCGACAAGCTCGCGCTGATCCATCATCTGCTCGAAAAAGAAACGAACAACGATCCGCCCGAGCTGACCCCGGAAGCCGAGCAGGCGTTGCTGACGTATGCATGGCCCGGCAATATCCGCCAGTTGCGTCACGTATTGCAGATGGCCATCGCGCTTTGCGACGGACAACCCATCCGCTGCCAGGACCTGCCTGGCGAAATCACCCAACGTATGCCGGAAAACGGGCCGGTGGCAGCTTTGCGTGCGGCGGTGCCGGACGTCGACCCGCATCCGGACGACGAAGTGGATCTTTCCGCGCTCAACGCCATCCAGTTGAACGAACGCGGGACCGTTCTGACGCTGCTCGACGAGCACCGCTGGAACGTCAGCAACGTCGCCAAGGCGCTTGGCATCAGCCGCAACACGTTGTACCGGAAGATGCGCCGGCTGCATATCCGTCTGTCGCACGACGGCTCGGCAATCGCCGGCGAGCCGGCCGACGAGATGCCGTCCGACGATTCGTTCTCCAAAGAGTCGCCGCCCATCGACGACGCATGA
- a CDS encoding flavoprotein, with protein MTQTPARRLAEFKPDARFAWCVTGSGHLLDESIALALELPRVDLFLSAAAEEVLPLYGWPLPKLRKHFRVFRDNSASGVPVGMLYHGMYHTVVIAPATSNTVAKCAFGISDTLPTNMYAQAGKQCIPGIVFACDTEPTVVTQSPNEWVELRPRAIELDNVERLSRFEYTTLVRSLDELKAALGERLSRVTI; from the coding sequence ATGACCCAGACGCCCGCTCGTCGTCTCGCCGAGTTCAAGCCCGATGCGCGCTTCGCCTGGTGCGTAACAGGCTCAGGCCATCTGCTCGACGAGTCGATCGCGCTCGCGCTCGAACTGCCGCGCGTCGATCTCTTCCTCTCCGCAGCCGCGGAGGAAGTCTTGCCGCTCTATGGCTGGCCCCTGCCGAAGCTGCGCAAGCACTTCCGCGTGTTTCGCGACAATAGTGCGAGCGGCGTGCCGGTCGGTATGCTCTACCACGGCATGTACCACACGGTGGTGATCGCGCCGGCCACCAGCAACACCGTGGCCAAATGCGCATTCGGCATCTCCGACACGCTACCGACCAACATGTACGCGCAGGCGGGCAAGCAGTGCATTCCGGGCATTGTCTTTGCATGCGACACGGAGCCGACCGTAGTGACGCAAAGCCCGAACGAATGGGTCGAACTGCGTCCGCGGGCGATCGAACTCGACAACGTTGAGCGCCTGTCGCGCTTCGAATACACGACACTCGTGCGCTCGCTGGATGAACTGAAAGCGGCGCTCGGTGAGCGCCTGTCGCGCGTGACTATATGA
- a CDS encoding DUF6513 domain-containing protein encodes MDHIVFLTGRLAEKSLIHTLESMAPTPFSWEIREIGLQVAALMTADLIRRRIPVPLVAQRVIVPGRCRGDLAALSGHYGVRFERGPEEVKDLPQFFGREAQPFDLTRYETSIFAEIVDAPRLDLDGIAVRAREYVAQGADVIDIGCLPETPFPHLEDAVRLLKAQGYRVSVDSMRSDELLRGGRAGADYLMSLNLDTLWIADEVPSTPILVAREPADPASLDAAIERLAARGRAFLADPILDPIPFGLAASIARYVRLRERYPDIGIMMGIGNVTELTEADTSGINAVLLGMAAELRVSAVLTTSVSLHARRAVREADVARRVMYAAREAQVLPKGINSDLATVHAKRPFPYSTAEIAEVAREVRDPNFRVQVSADGIHVYNRDGHRQAGDPFALYPDLNLETDGGHAFYMGVQLARAEIAWRLGKRFDQDQPLDWGCAVDRPEQDLMAWQAPGETMKKR; translated from the coding sequence ATGGACCATATCGTCTTCCTGACTGGCCGGCTCGCCGAAAAGAGCCTGATTCACACGCTCGAAAGCATGGCGCCGACTCCGTTCAGTTGGGAAATCCGCGAAATCGGCCTGCAGGTCGCAGCGCTCATGACGGCCGACCTGATTCGCCGCCGCATTCCCGTCCCGCTCGTGGCGCAACGGGTCATCGTGCCCGGGCGTTGCCGTGGCGACCTCGCTGCGCTGAGCGGGCACTACGGCGTGCGGTTCGAGCGAGGTCCGGAAGAGGTCAAGGATTTACCGCAATTCTTCGGCCGCGAGGCGCAACCGTTCGATCTGACGCGTTACGAGACCAGTATCTTCGCCGAGATCGTCGATGCGCCGCGGCTCGATCTGGATGGCATCGCCGTACGTGCGCGCGAGTACGTCGCGCAAGGTGCCGATGTGATCGACATCGGTTGCCTGCCCGAAACGCCGTTTCCGCATCTCGAAGACGCGGTGCGCCTGCTTAAAGCTCAGGGGTATCGCGTGAGCGTCGATTCGATGCGCAGCGACGAACTGCTGCGTGGCGGCCGCGCGGGCGCGGATTATCTGATGAGCCTGAACCTCGACACGCTCTGGATTGCTGACGAGGTGCCGTCCACGCCGATCCTCGTCGCCCGCGAGCCGGCAGATCCGGCCTCGCTCGATGCCGCGATCGAGCGACTCGCCGCACGCGGCCGCGCGTTTCTCGCCGACCCCATTCTCGATCCGATTCCGTTCGGTCTCGCCGCATCGATTGCGCGTTATGTCCGGTTGCGCGAACGCTACCCGGATATCGGCATCATGATGGGCATCGGCAACGTGACTGAACTGACCGAGGCCGATACGAGCGGCATCAACGCGGTGCTGCTTGGCATGGCAGCGGAGCTACGTGTGAGCGCAGTGCTCACCACGTCTGTCAGCCTGCACGCACGGCGCGCGGTCCGCGAAGCCGATGTCGCGCGCAGGGTGATGTACGCCGCCCGCGAAGCACAGGTGCTGCCTAAGGGCATCAACAGCGATCTCGCGACGGTTCACGCCAAACGCCCTTTTCCGTATAGCACCGCCGAAATCGCCGAGGTTGCGCGCGAGGTGCGGGACCCCAACTTTCGCGTCCAGGTCAGCGCGGACGGCATTCACGTTTACAACCGCGACGGACATCGCCAGGCGGGCGACCCGTTCGCGCTCTACCCCGACCTGAATCTCGAAACCGACGGCGGCCACGCCTTCTATATGGGCGTCCAGCTCGCCCGCGCCGAGATCGCCTGGCGGCTCGGCAAGCGCTTCGATCAGGATCAGCCGCTCGACTGGGGCTGCGCGGTCGACCGGCCTGAACAGGATCTCATGGCGTGGCAAGCGCCAGGCGAGACGATGAAAAAGCGCTGA